In Candidatus Liberibacter africanus PTSAPSY, the genomic stretch AAAATCATCGCTTATTGTTAAATGAATCACAGGATGATGCCCTTTTGGAACAAGAGAATAAAGCACACAAGAAGCGCGACCCGATACTGAAATATACGGTTTGCCTCCAGGAAGATTGCCAACCTCTATATCCTTCCATGAAATACCATGAGATATTCCTGTTCCAATGGCTTTAGAAAAAGCTTCTTTCGAGGCAAAACGCTTTGCATACGCAGCAGAACGATTGAAAGAAAGATCGCAAATATTTTGTTCCGACGAAGAAAAGCAACGCAACTCAAATTTCCTATCAAATTTTTGCAACAACCTCTCAATACGTCGAATATTGACGATATCACTACCTATACCCACGATCATATCGAAAATTTGTTTTTCTCCAATATAAATTTTTTTTAAAGTGAAGCACCAATGATTTTTATATCCACAGAAGTGGATCTAATAAATGGAATATATATCACTATATTCAATAAAAAAAATCTCGTTTAAATAACAAAAAAGAGAACATTAAGTATCGATTACTCTAAAAAAAACGAAGCAACTAGCAATCATCCCTTTTATCAGGAGCTACTATATTACCAATACCTTCTATAAGTTCCCCTTCTGACATCTGTTCAAAAGACAAAGATTCTGGCTTATTCCAAGTGAACTCAGAATTGTCAACTGCATTATCGGGTTCATCAACCTCAACATGTTTCTGCAGAGAATGGATAAAATCTTCTTCAAGGTCATCTGCAGACAATGTCCCACTTGCAATTTCGCGCAACGCAAGGACTGTATCTTTATCATTTTCAACAACAACCGTCGGCTTTGCACCTTGAGACAAATGCCTTGCACGATGGCTCGCTAAAAGGACAAGTTCAAATCTATTCTCTACCTTGTCAACACAATCCTCTACGGTAGTACGTGCCATTAAAACCTCGCGAAAAATTAAAAGTAACAAAATCAAAAGAAGAAAATTAACTCAATTACTACAACAAAACACTGATCATTTCAAGTTTTTAATAATAAACTTGCAGGTGTCCTTGCATCCTACGCATATTTTTAATAATAAAGCCTATGAGTATGCTCGTTTAAGTCGAACAAAATGGTTTTATTATTATTAAAGCCATTGATTTAATTTAAAACGATATCCCGATATTTAAGTTAACAAATTAGGTACAACGATTAAAAATAGGTAAATGATTTAAAATGTTCGATCCACGTGAAAAAATTGCTCTTTTTATTGACGGCGCAAATCTTTATGCTGCTTCCAAAGCGCTAGGATTTGATATTGATTATAGAAAGCTTCTTAAAGCCTTTCGATCACGCGCCAGAGTACTAAGAGCATATTATTATACTACTGTCATTGAAGATTCGGAACAACAATTCTCACCATTGCATCCGTTGCTTGACTGGTTGCATTACAACGGATTCCAAGTTGTTTCAAAGACAGCTCGAGAATTTGTAGAAGTCAGCGGAAGAAAAAGAATAAAGGCAAGCATGGATGTAGATCTAGCTGTTGATGCATTTGAGCAATCTGAAGGTGTAGAACATTCCGTGATCTTTTCAGGAGATGGAGATTTCACTCCTTTAGTCGCCGCTCTTCAACGAAAAGCAAAAAAAGTTACGATTATTTCGACCGTGTTATCCAACCCTTCTATGGTTTCTGATCAATTACGTCGCCAAGCTGATTATTTTATAGATCTTGCTTATCTAAAAAATGAGATTGCACGTGACGCACCTGAAAGTACTCAAGAAGAGAAAGAATGCACAAAATAGAGACAGAATATTAAAGAAGGAATAGTCAATGAATGAGAACGTCTTCTATTCCTTCTTAAAATTATCGTTTTCCTAAAAAGTAGTCTAAATGGGGAAAAATAATCACTTTTTTGTCAAACTACATGTGAAATTTGCCTCAACAATACGAAAGAAAATATTATTTTATGTATTCTCATAGTTGCTAACTATCCATTTTATAAAATTTTATCTACCATCATATTTAATGAACGCTCTTATTGATTAATCACGGCTTGTACAGTGAACTGGTATGATATGTTAGGAAAGAATATATTATAATCGAGATGGTATAGGAACTGTTGATGGTTTTTTGCTACTATAATAACTACCAGGCACTGGAATGAGGTTTGACTTTCTTTCATTTTTTAACGTTATATCACGCTGTTTTCGTAAACTATCATCATCACAATTACTCAAATTAACAATGCGGCTACGCGTTAAAAAATAAGGTATCTTAACAATTTCTTCACGATACTTACATCCTAAGGGCAGTACCATCGCTTTTGTGCGAACT encodes the following:
- the acpS gene encoding holo-ACP synthase; protein product: MIVGIGSDIVNIRRIERLLQKFDRKFELRCFSSSEQNICDLSFNRSAAYAKRFASKEAFSKAIGTGISHGISWKDIEVGNLPGGKPYISVSGRASCVLYSLVPKGHHPVIHLTISDDFPFAQAFVVIESRLV
- the rpoZ gene encoding DNA-directed RNA polymerase subunit omega, with protein sequence MARTTVEDCVDKVENRFELVLLASHRARHLSQGAKPTVVVENDKDTVLALREIASGTLSADDLEEDFIHSLQKHVEVDEPDNAVDNSEFTWNKPESLSFEQMSEGELIEGIGNIVAPDKRDDC
- a CDS encoding NYN domain-containing protein, producing the protein MFDPREKIALFIDGANLYAASKALGFDIDYRKLLKAFRSRARVLRAYYYTTVIEDSEQQFSPLHPLLDWLHYNGFQVVSKTAREFVEVSGRKRIKASMDVDLAVDAFEQSEGVEHSVIFSGDGDFTPLVAALQRKAKKVTIISTVLSNPSMVSDQLRRQADYFIDLAYLKNEIARDAPESTQEEKECTK